A part of Thermodesulforhabdaceae bacterium genomic DNA contains:
- a CDS encoding AAA family ATPase yields MYLDFYGLNRKPFENIPDPSFFYYSYDHKEALAAIRYGVEEDKGLIVISGEVGTGKTTLIQTYLKTVPSSIIAIYVDYPFVSMSQLLKYLADKLEIADQKFPSPQHLVEAVTERLSTIAEEGKKVVLLFDEAQHLSLKSLEFIRLLSNLQTSEKKLINIVLVGQIELLKKIEAPELRQLRQRILIQRVLRPLSFAETMNYIQHRMLVAGAFSNPFTKEAMRFIFRKSGGIPRLINTICDNALLGGYVAGVRVIKPSIVKQAIKESLPSKPSGYYASRKAIIITGSVVIGVILFVGVKMGELNFLWTGRDVSIYKNSSGYEVNSEILVPSVTKIDDAMFGFFKNIGQDVEDTDERNYILEQRTKDEQDSHYILPSDLEAVTKEIDVTRGVKPQEALLKIIVEVYGKSNETLLDIVQRYNPSIKNINFIYAGQKIVFPKLTPESLIFKSGDGRYFVHYYSTSQADKATKKLKEISSFNYQASIVAVDSSDRITYRVYVGPFGDLNYAKEALLSLPHDHLPIGFEKRIGN; encoded by the coding sequence ATGTATCTGGATTTTTATGGATTAAATCGAAAGCCTTTTGAAAATATTCCTGATCCATCATTTTTTTACTATTCATACGACCATAAAGAAGCTCTCGCTGCAATACGTTATGGAGTTGAAGAAGACAAGGGGCTTATAGTTATTTCTGGTGAGGTGGGAACTGGTAAAACCACCCTTATCCAAACCTATCTTAAAACTGTTCCATCTTCGATTATTGCAATATATGTTGACTATCCTTTTGTATCAATGTCTCAACTTCTGAAATACTTAGCGGATAAGCTAGAGATAGCAGATCAAAAATTTCCATCTCCACAGCATCTTGTGGAGGCCGTTACTGAGCGTCTTTCAACTATTGCGGAAGAAGGCAAAAAGGTGGTGTTACTCTTTGATGAAGCACAACATCTTAGTTTAAAATCCCTCGAATTTATAAGACTTTTGTCAAATTTGCAGACTTCCGAAAAGAAACTTATCAATATTGTACTTGTGGGGCAAATTGAGCTTCTCAAAAAGATTGAGGCTCCGGAACTTCGTCAATTAAGACAAAGAATACTAATCCAGCGAGTTTTACGTCCTCTGAGTTTTGCGGAAACTATGAATTATATACAGCATCGTATGCTTGTTGCCGGAGCTTTTAGTAATCCCTTCACGAAAGAAGCTATGCGTTTTATTTTTCGCAAAAGTGGTGGAATTCCTCGATTGATTAACACCATATGCGATAACGCACTTTTGGGAGGTTATGTTGCCGGAGTTAGAGTTATAAAACCATCAATTGTAAAGCAAGCTATTAAGGAATCCCTGCCTTCCAAACCTTCGGGTTATTATGCTTCCAGAAAGGCTATCATTATTACAGGGAGCGTCGTTATAGGTGTTATCCTGTTTGTTGGGGTAAAAATGGGAGAACTTAATTTCTTGTGGACTGGTAGAGATGTTTCTATTTATAAAAATTCTTCCGGATATGAAGTAAATTCAGAGATTTTAGTGCCTTCTGTAACTAAAATTGATGATGCAATGTTTGGATTTTTCAAAAATATTGGACAAGATGTAGAAGATACGGACGAGAGAAATTATATTTTGGAACAAAGAACCAAAGACGAACAGGATAGTCATTATATTTTGCCGTCTGATCTTGAAGCTGTAACGAAGGAAATTGATGTTACTAGAGGAGTTAAACCTCAAGAAGCGTTACTAAAAATAATTGTTGAAGTTTACGGAAAGAGTAATGAAACATTACTGGACATTGTTCAAAGGTACAACCCATCTATTAAAAACATTAATTTTATTTATGCTGGTCAAAAAATCGTTTTTCCCAAACTGACGCCTGAGAGCTTGATTTTCAAAAGTGGAGATGGAAGATATTTTGTTCACTACTATTCTACTTCTCAGGCAGATAAAGCCACAAAAAAGCTAAAGGAAATTAGCTCCTTTAATTATCAAGCTTCCATAGTAGCTGTTGACTCCAGTGATAGAATTACCTATCGTGTTTACGTGGGACCGTTTGGGGATCTAAATTATGCTAAAGAAGCTCTCCTTTCTCTTCCTCACGACCACCTTCCAATAGGGTTTGAAAAAAGAATTGGGAACTAG